A part of Oncorhynchus kisutch isolate 150728-3 linkage group LG2, Okis_V2, whole genome shotgun sequence genomic DNA contains:
- the LOC116356648 gene encoding ankyrin repeat and SOCS box protein 11-like, producing the protein MLTMDRVSPLHEACLGGHYACTTFLLENGANVEMVSTDGATPLFNACSSGSVACVRLILQYSPNTHAVHHLASPIHQAAKRGHRECLEVLLSHGFHIDLELPGVGTPLYTACLAQATDCVERLLQSGVDVQGGCGHDTPLHAAVVGGEVRVVELLMDYGADGSCRNSDGKTPLELAACDSTVRTTIQKRGPCTLSQLCRFCIRRSLGQTRLDRTSALFLPYRLQAFLLYQ; encoded by the exons ATGCTGACAATGGACAGGGTCTCTCCCCTCCACGAGGCCTGCCTCGGAGGACATTACGCCTGCACCACTTTCCTACTTGAGAATGGGGCCAAT gtgGAGATGGTATCGACTGATGGAGCCACACCCCTCTTCAATGCCTGCAGCAGTGGGAGTGTTGCCTGTGTCAGACTGATTCTACAGTACAGCCCCAACACTCATGCTGTCCATCACCTGGCATCACCCATCCACCAGGCTGCAAAGAGAG GTCACAGGGAGTGTCTAGAGGTGTTGCTGTCCCATGGATTCCACATAGACCTGGAGCTGCCTGGTGTGGGAACCCCTTTGTACACAGCCTGTCTGGCCCAGGCCACCGACTGTGTGGAGAGACTGCTGCAATCAGGTGTTGATGTCCAGGGTGGGTGTGGTCATGACACACCATTACATGCTGCAGTTGTAGGGGGAGAAGTCAGGGTGGTGGAGCTTCTGATGGACTACGGGGCTGATGGGAGTTGTAGGAATTCAGACGGGAAGACTCCTCTAGAGCTGGCAGCTTGCGACAGTACAGTCAGAACTACAATACAGAAAAGAG GTCCCTGCACTCTTTCTCAGCTGTGTCGGTTCTGCATTCGGAGGAGTTTGGGACAGACTCGTCTGGACAGAACATCAGCCCTCTTCCTCCCTTACAGACTCCAGGCTTTCCTGCTTTACCAGTAA